One window from the genome of [Mycobacterium] stephanolepidis encodes:
- the rplK gene encoding 50S ribosomal protein L11 — protein MAPKKKVVGLIKLQIKAGEANPAPPVGPALGQHGVNIMEFCKAYNAATESQRGNVIPVEISVYEDRSFTFALKTPPAAKLLLKAAGVPKGSGEPHKTKVAKVTWDQVREIAETKKEDLNANDIDAAAKIIAGTARSMGITVE, from the coding sequence ATGGCCCCGAAGAAAAAGGTCGTCGGGCTGATCAAGCTGCAGATCAAGGCCGGCGAAGCCAACCCCGCGCCTCCGGTCGGTCCCGCGCTCGGTCAGCACGGCGTCAACATCATGGAGTTCTGCAAGGCGTACAACGCCGCGACGGAGTCGCAGCGCGGCAACGTCATCCCCGTGGAGATCAGCGTCTACGAGGACCGCAGCTTCACCTTCGCACTCAAGACCCCTCCCGCCGCCAAGCTGCTGTTGAAGGCTGCCGGTGTGCCCAAGGGTTCCGGTGAGCCGCACAAGACCAAGGTCGCCAAGGTGACGTGGGATCAGGTGCGCGAGATCGCCGAGACGAAGAAGGAAGACCTCAACGCCAACGACATCGACGCCGCCGCCAAGATCATTGCCGGCACCGCGCGCTCGATGGGCATCACCGTCGAATAG
- the nusG gene encoding transcription termination/antitermination protein NusG, translating to MTTFDGDAASEPGDTADTAVSVDVVDESTETEATAQEPTESSSDAPVAEAEADEDADPAATLKAQLRREPGEWYVVHSYAGYENKVKANLQTRVQNLDVGDYIFQIEVPTEEVTEIKNGQRKQVNRKVLPGYILVRMELNDESWGAVRNTPGVTGFVGATSRPSPLALDDVVKFLLPQTPAKKPAKGSAAETSAAAAETGGLERPVIEVDFEVGESVTVTDGPFATLPASISEVNAEQQRLKVLVSIFGRETPVELNFTQVEKL from the coding sequence GTGACGACCTTCGATGGCGACGCTGCGAGCGAGCCAGGAGACACCGCTGATACCGCCGTATCGGTCGACGTAGTCGACGAGAGCACCGAGACCGAGGCGACGGCTCAGGAGCCGACGGAGTCGTCTTCGGATGCGCCGGTTGCCGAGGCAGAGGCCGATGAGGATGCCGACCCGGCCGCCACGTTGAAGGCCCAGCTGCGCCGCGAGCCGGGCGAGTGGTACGTCGTTCACTCGTACGCCGGATACGAGAACAAGGTCAAGGCGAACCTGCAGACCCGTGTGCAGAACCTGGACGTGGGTGACTACATCTTCCAGATCGAGGTGCCCACCGAAGAGGTCACCGAGATCAAGAACGGCCAGCGTAAGCAGGTCAACCGCAAGGTGCTGCCCGGCTACATCCTGGTCCGGATGGAACTGAACGACGAGTCCTGGGGTGCTGTCCGCAACACCCCCGGTGTCACCGGGTTTGTCGGCGCGACCTCGCGTCCGTCGCCGTTGGCCCTCGATGACGTGGTGAAGTTCCTGCTGCCGCAGACTCCCGCCAAGAAGCCCGCCAAGGGTTCGGCAGCCGAGACCTCAGCCGCAGCCGCCGAGACCGGTGGCCTGGAGCGTCCGGTCATCGAGGTCGACTTCGAGGTCGGCGAGTCGGTCACCGTCACCGACGGTCCGTTTGCGACGCTGCCCGCCAGCATCAGCGAGGTCAACGCCGAACAGCAGCGCCTCAAGGTGCTGGTGTCCATCTTCGGCCGCGAGACCCCGGTCGAGCTCAACTTCACCCAGGTGGAGAAGCTCTAA
- the secE gene encoding preprotein translocase subunit SecE — protein sequence MSDELDESGVDSDRAVTSTKPLRPTGKRTRRADVLTAATELTESGGSETGEVKKKAAKNSRKPATKKDKSGLSRNPLVQLWVFLKQVVAELRKVIWPNRKQMVSYTSVVLVFLVFMVTLIGVIDLGLARLVMLVFG from the coding sequence ATGAGCGACGAGCTAGACGAGTCCGGAGTCGACAGCGACCGGGCCGTCACCTCGACCAAGCCGCTTCGCCCGACGGGTAAGCGGACCCGCCGTGCTGACGTCTTGACCGCGGCTACGGAGCTCACCGAATCAGGTGGCTCCGAGACCGGTGAGGTCAAGAAGAAGGCTGCGAAGAACAGTCGGAAACCGGCCACCAAGAAGGACAAGTCGGGACTGTCGCGCAATCCGCTCGTCCAGCTTTGGGTGTTCCTCAAGCAGGTTGTGGCCGAGTTGCGCAAGGTCATCTGGCCGAACCGTAAGCAGATGGTCAGCTATACCTCGGTGGTGCTGGTCTTCCTGGTGTTCATGGTCACCCTGATCGGTGTGATCGACCTGGGCCTGGCCCGGCTGGTCATGCTGGTGTTCGGGTAG
- a CDS encoding FAS1-like dehydratase domain-containing protein, which yields MALQLDIVGMTHKYSRTYVVGREKIREFAQSVKAVDPASLDQKAAAELGHDGLIAPLAFPAVMALLVQKEFFRTYDVGMDTMQIVHSEQKFVYHKPITEGDELSCDFQVDSHKEAFGVDIVTTRNIVRDQNGELVMEAFTTLMGRDSDRMADIKLL from the coding sequence GTGGCGCTTCAACTCGACATCGTCGGAATGACGCACAAGTACTCCAGGACCTATGTGGTGGGACGGGAGAAGATCCGCGAGTTCGCGCAGTCGGTCAAGGCTGTGGACCCGGCCAGTCTCGACCAGAAGGCAGCGGCCGAACTCGGACACGACGGCCTCATCGCGCCCCTGGCCTTCCCGGCGGTGATGGCGCTGCTGGTGCAGAAGGAATTCTTCCGTACCTACGACGTCGGTATGGACACCATGCAGATCGTGCATTCCGAGCAGAAGTTCGTCTATCACAAGCCCATCACCGAGGGTGATGAGTTGTCGTGCGACTTCCAGGTCGACTCCCACAAGGAGGCCTTCGGCGTGGACATCGTGACAACCCGCAACATCGTGCGCGATCAGAATGGCGAGCTGGTCATGGAGGCCTTCACCACGCTGATGGGCCGCGACTCGGACCGGATGGCCGATATCAAGCTCCTCTGA
- the hadB gene encoding (3R)-hydroxyacyl-ACP dehydratase subunit HadB translates to MALREFSSVNVGDQLPEKLIPLTRQDLVNYAGVSGDLNPIHWDDETAKLVGLEDGAIAHGMLTMGLGGGYVTEWIGDPAAVTEYNVRFTSFVTVPNDGVGAEIVFNGRVKSVDEDTKSVTIALTATTNGKKIFGRAIATATLA, encoded by the coding sequence ATGGCATTGCGTGAATTCAGTTCGGTCAACGTGGGAGATCAGCTGCCGGAGAAGTTGATTCCGCTGACCCGGCAGGATCTTGTGAACTACGCCGGTGTGTCCGGCGACCTCAACCCGATTCACTGGGATGACGAGACCGCCAAGCTGGTGGGACTCGAGGACGGCGCCATCGCGCACGGCATGCTGACCATGGGCCTGGGCGGCGGGTATGTCACCGAGTGGATCGGCGACCCGGCGGCGGTGACCGAGTACAACGTGCGCTTCACCAGCTTCGTCACCGTTCCCAACGACGGTGTGGGTGCGGAGATCGTTTTCAACGGTCGCGTGAAGTCGGTCGACGAGGACACCAAATCGGTGACCATCGCGCTGACCGCCACCACCAACGGCAAGAAGATCTTCGGGCGCGCTATCGCGACTGCGACGCTGGCGTAG
- the hadA gene encoding (3R)-hydroxyacyl-ACP dehydratase subunit HadA, protein MALSQDLVGTHYRYPDHYVVEREKIREHADAVKSDHPAHHEEAVAAALGYGSLVATPTFLCIFGYTAQAAFFEDANIGIKDEKIVQVDQELRTLRPITAGDKLTCDVYLDSIRRSFGADIIVTKSLITNDKGELVQELITTLAGRTAEDGEEGGFN, encoded by the coding sequence GTGGCTTTATCGCAAGATCTCGTCGGAACGCACTACCGATACCCCGACCACTATGTGGTCGAGCGGGAGAAGATTCGCGAGCACGCCGACGCGGTGAAGAGCGACCACCCCGCTCATCACGAAGAGGCTGTTGCTGCGGCTCTCGGCTACGGCTCGCTGGTCGCTACGCCGACCTTTCTCTGCATCTTCGGATACACCGCTCAGGCAGCCTTCTTCGAGGACGCGAACATCGGGATCAAGGACGAGAAGATCGTCCAGGTCGACCAGGAACTCAGGACCCTGCGCCCGATCACGGCGGGCGACAAGCTGACTTGCGATGTGTACCTCGACTCGATCCGGCGCTCGTTCGGCGCCGACATCATCGTCACCAAGAGCCTCATCACCAATGACAAGGGTGAGCTGGTGCAGGAGCTGATCACGACTCTTGCCGGGCGCACTGCAGAAGACGGAGAAGAAGGCGGGTTCAACTGA
- the rpmG gene encoding 50S ribosomal protein L33 → MASSTDVRPKVTLACETCKHRNYITKKNRRNDPDRLELKKFCPNCGSHQPHKESR, encoded by the coding sequence GTGGCCTCCAGCACAGACGTCCGGCCCAAGGTCACCTTGGCATGTGAGACGTGCAAGCACCGTAACTACATCACCAAGAAGAACCGGCGCAACGACCCTGACCGGCTGGAACTGAAGAAGTTCTGCCCGAACTGCGGATCGCACCAGCCTCACAAAGAGTCGCGCTAG
- a CDS encoding FAD-dependent oxidoreductase — MSEPGLIIVGSGPAGVAAAESFREHNASAPVQILTTDPDSPYERPPLSKQYLRRQTDDVILHPPSWYDERAIELISSTAIDRIDVDDRAVYAGERRYDFRSLILASGAAPSPCLYRARTTPCCCAH, encoded by the coding sequence ATGAGTGAACCAGGCCTGATCATCGTCGGCAGTGGCCCGGCAGGCGTCGCGGCAGCGGAGTCATTCCGCGAGCACAACGCGAGCGCACCGGTGCAGATACTCACCACAGACCCCGACTCCCCCTATGAACGCCCGCCGCTGAGCAAGCAGTATCTGCGGAGACAGACAGATGACGTCATCCTGCATCCCCCGTCTTGGTATGACGAGCGTGCGATCGAACTGATCAGCAGTACAGCGATAGACCGCATCGACGTCGATGACCGTGCCGTGTACGCGGGCGAGCGGCGCTATGACTTCCGCAGCCTCATCCTTGCGTCCGGCGCGGCACCCTCCCCCTGTCTGTACCGGGCGCGCACCACGCCCTGCTGTTGCGCTCATTGA
- a CDS encoding FAD-dependent oxidoreductase: MTDATVLRDAADTADSAVVVGAGFTGCEAAASLALRGVSVTLVAPESLPQEARLGREAGERLRDLVTAAGVHYIGGVEVEEITGKGVRLNSGVTVDGNLTLAATGVTPQSSLAAKAVIRVEDSRIVVGSDMRTSASGVYAAGDVARAWNAIAGRYLTVEHWQDAIDQGSVAGARAAGHEAAWDAVPGFWTTIGEATVKYHAWGEGYEDSRMISSTEGFTVWYEANATTVGVLTYNADDDYELGRQLIAEGRPAPTAAR, from the coding sequence TTGACCGACGCCACCGTGCTGCGGGACGCAGCGGACACCGCTGACTCCGCGGTCGTTGTCGGCGCTGGGTTCACCGGCTGCGAAGCCGCGGCATCCCTGGCGCTACGCGGTGTGTCGGTGACTTTGGTGGCGCCCGAATCCCTTCCTCAAGAAGCGCGGCTCGGCAGAGAGGCCGGCGAGCGTCTGCGCGACCTGGTGACCGCGGCGGGGGTGCATTACATCGGCGGGGTGGAGGTCGAGGAAATCACCGGGAAGGGCGTAAGGCTCAACAGTGGTGTCACCGTCGATGGCAATCTCACGCTGGCCGCCACGGGTGTCACGCCACAGAGCAGTCTGGCCGCTAAAGCCGTTATACGGGTGGAGGATTCGCGAATCGTCGTTGGCTCCGATATGCGCACGTCCGCGAGCGGCGTCTACGCCGCCGGAGATGTCGCCCGTGCATGGAACGCCATCGCCGGGCGATATCTGACGGTCGAACACTGGCAGGACGCGATCGACCAGGGCTCGGTTGCGGGAGCCCGCGCTGCGGGCCATGAGGCCGCATGGGATGCGGTACCGGGGTTTTGGACCACCATTGGCGAGGCCACGGTGAAGTACCACGCCTGGGGCGAGGGCTACGAAGACAGCCGGATGATCAGTAGCACCGAGGGATTCACCGTTTGGTACGAAGCCAACGCTACGACGGTCGGGGTGCTTACCTACAACGCCGACGATGATTACGAACTCGGCAGACAACTCATCGCCGAGGGTCGGCCCGCACCGACGGCCGCCAGGTGA
- a CDS encoding DUF7218 family protein, giving the protein MPNSSIKNEKMYKELRKQGDSKEKSARISNAAAARGSSAVGRKGGKSGSYDDWTVVELRKRAKELGLSGYSRLAKSELIGKLRNH; this is encoded by the coding sequence GTGCCGAACTCGTCGATCAAGAACGAGAAAATGTACAAGGAACTACGGAAACAAGGTGATTCCAAGGAAAAGTCGGCAAGGATCTCCAATGCGGCTGCTGCCCGTGGGAGCTCCGCGGTAGGGCGCAAGGGCGGTAAGTCGGGTTCCTACGATGACTGGACCGTGGTCGAGCTTCGCAAGCGCGCCAAGGAACTTGGATTGTCGGGCTATTCGCGGCTGGCCAAGAGCGAACTGATCGGCAAGCTGCGCAACCATTGA
- the mbp1 gene encoding microaggregate-binding protein 1, translated as MSDKSGPEEGIEGVVEGAKGKIKEVAGAVTGRDDLKREGQAQQDKADSQREAAKKEAEAEAARKAADANEAREEAQR; from the coding sequence ATGTCAGACAAGAGTGGTCCCGAAGAAGGTATCGAGGGCGTCGTCGAGGGCGCAAAGGGCAAGATCAAGGAAGTCGCCGGTGCGGTAACGGGCCGCGACGACCTCAAGCGCGAGGGCCAGGCACAGCAGGACAAAGCCGATTCCCAGCGTGAGGCCGCGAAGAAGGAAGCGGAGGCTGAAGCCGCGCGTAAAGCCGCGGACGCCAATGAGGCACGCGAAGAAGCCCAACGGTAA
- a CDS encoding Dps family protein, which produces MTTFTIPGLSDVQGRKIADLLQTQLSTYNDLHLTLKHVHWNVVGPSFIGVHEMLDPQVDLVRGYADEVAERVAALGRSPQGTPGAILKDRTWDDYSVGRDTVQAHLAALNLVYDGVIADTRTAIKTLDDLDLVSQDLLIGHAGELEKFQWFVRAHLENSGGQLAGGDASTEKEAAAQAKKKAPVK; this is translated from the coding sequence ATGACCACGTTCACTATCCCTGGGCTTTCCGATGTGCAGGGTAGGAAGATCGCCGATCTGCTGCAAACACAGCTCAGCACCTATAACGACCTGCACCTCACGTTGAAACATGTGCACTGGAATGTAGTGGGCCCCAGCTTCATCGGGGTGCACGAGATGCTGGATCCGCAGGTCGATCTGGTACGTGGCTACGCCGATGAAGTCGCCGAGCGCGTCGCCGCGTTGGGCAGGTCCCCGCAAGGAACGCCCGGTGCCATCTTGAAAGACCGCACCTGGGACGACTATTCGGTGGGCCGCGACACGGTGCAGGCTCATTTGGCGGCACTGAACTTGGTATACGACGGTGTGATCGCGGACACCCGTACCGCGATCAAGACACTCGACGATCTGGACCTCGTGTCGCAGGACTTGCTGATTGGCCACGCCGGCGAACTCGAGAAATTCCAATGGTTCGTGCGTGCGCATCTGGAGAACTCCGGCGGTCAGCTAGCCGGCGGAGACGCGAGCACCGAGAAGGAGGCTGCGGCTCAGGCCAAAAAGAAGGCGCCGGTCAAGTGA
- a CDS encoding SAM-dependent methyltransferase, with product MGRLPDNFFDEMYAISDDPWQLAQRWYEQRKYAITMAMLPKLRYRHVFEPGCSVGILTEQLAARSERVTAIDLVDSALDSARARIARCGLSDRVSFHRQSLDSDWPADDFDLVVLSEVAYYLDAAMLREVLDRELGQMREGTTVLAAHWRHAVAEYPLTGDEANRLIGATAGLHQAAGYRDDDVAIDVFVVGQVPLVAAATGVPGAGS from the coding sequence ATGGGGCGGCTACCGGACAACTTCTTCGACGAGATGTACGCCATATCCGACGACCCGTGGCAGCTCGCACAGCGTTGGTATGAACAGAGGAAGTACGCGATCACGATGGCGATGCTGCCCAAGCTGCGCTATCGCCATGTCTTCGAACCCGGGTGCTCCGTGGGGATACTCACCGAGCAGTTGGCGGCGCGCAGCGAACGGGTCACCGCGATCGACCTAGTGGATTCGGCGCTCGATTCCGCTCGTGCGCGTATCGCTCGGTGTGGCCTATCGGATCGGGTGAGCTTTCATCGGCAGTCATTGGATTCGGATTGGCCTGCAGATGATTTCGATCTAGTGGTGCTGTCGGAGGTTGCCTACTACCTCGACGCCGCCATGTTGCGTGAGGTGCTGGACCGTGAGCTGGGGCAGATGCGGGAAGGAACGACCGTCCTGGCCGCGCATTGGCGTCATGCGGTGGCCGAATATCCGTTGACGGGCGATGAGGCGAACCGGCTGATCGGTGCAACCGCCGGGCTGCACCAGGCCGCGGGTTACCGTGACGACGATGTCGCCATTGACGTGTTCGTAGTTGGCCAGGTGCCATTGGTCGCGGCGGCAACCGGGGTGCCGGGGGCGGGCTCGTAG
- a CDS encoding PIG-L deacetylase family protein, with protein sequence MSVANAGNSERLAERPISSGGTPLAEWLAWPREFPGLDLDECPFLVLVAPHPDDETLGFGCAASMLRARGVDVVVVSVSDGGGAYPDLSPRERSWLERDRHAELLCATNILGLDPPVRLGLADGALAEREDEMSGCLVEILDAAPPGAWCAATWRGDGHPDHEAVGRASAAAARRTGAPLLEYPVWMWHWAVPGDDAVPWHRMHMIPRDHAADGLKRQATNVFQTQLRPRWPDAEAILPPHVVNRLLTLGEAVFR encoded by the coding sequence ATGAGTGTTGCCAACGCCGGTAACAGTGAGCGGCTTGCCGAACGGCCGATATCGTCCGGCGGTACGCCCCTTGCGGAGTGGCTCGCGTGGCCGCGTGAATTTCCGGGCCTGGATCTGGACGAATGTCCGTTCCTTGTCCTGGTCGCGCCGCATCCCGATGACGAGACATTGGGATTCGGGTGTGCCGCGTCCATGCTACGCGCACGCGGAGTCGATGTCGTCGTCGTGTCGGTGAGCGATGGCGGCGGCGCGTATCCGGACTTGTCGCCCAGGGAACGCTCTTGGCTGGAGCGGGATCGTCATGCCGAATTACTCTGCGCTACAAATATTCTTGGTCTCGATCCGCCGGTAAGGCTGGGCCTGGCCGATGGTGCTCTCGCCGAGAGGGAAGATGAAATGAGCGGCTGTCTCGTAGAGATTCTCGATGCTGCCCCGCCCGGGGCCTGGTGCGCTGCCACGTGGCGTGGCGATGGTCACCCTGACCATGAGGCCGTCGGGCGGGCATCTGCCGCCGCAGCGCGGCGCACCGGTGCGCCGCTGCTGGAGTACCCGGTCTGGATGTGGCATTGGGCCGTGCCGGGCGACGATGCGGTGCCATGGCACCGGATGCACATGATACCCCGTGACCACGCAGCGGATGGTTTAAAACGGCAGGCTACCAATGTGTTCCAGACACAGCTGCGTCCTCGGTGGCCGGATGCGGAGGCGATACTGCCGCCGCACGTCGTGAATCGGCTCCTCACCCTTGGCGAGGCGGTGTTTCGCTGA
- a CDS encoding acyl-CoA dehydrogenase family protein codes for MTADLVRRWLHAGELALPMPGAGHTAARWWKLAALTQHDVAAGRLAEAHCDAMAILCELDGPVPGQEQLWGVWAAEAPNTMVTVAQRGGDCVLDGTKAWCSGAGSCTHALISARREDNARGLYAVDLSQPEATVLPPIWQNAGMRESDTRSVQLSGAIGVPVGEPGQYLDRPGFWHGAMGVAACWLGGARGVAAPLYRAVAEGHRGSSGDPHAQAHLGAVDAALAAAEAILVTAAAYVDAEPRSERTELITRRVRAVVEHAVDQAIVRTGRALGPGPLALDARHAQHVADLTMYVRQSHAERDLAALGRAVAR; via the coding sequence ATGACGGCCGATCTCGTGCGCCGGTGGCTGCACGCCGGTGAGCTGGCACTCCCGATGCCGGGAGCCGGACACACCGCCGCGCGATGGTGGAAGCTTGCCGCGCTGACTCAACACGACGTGGCCGCTGGGCGGCTTGCCGAAGCGCACTGCGATGCCATGGCGATCCTCTGTGAACTCGATGGCCCTGTTCCCGGCCAGGAACAGCTGTGGGGTGTGTGGGCGGCCGAGGCACCGAACACGATGGTCACCGTCGCGCAGAGAGGCGGTGACTGCGTACTGGATGGGACGAAGGCATGGTGTTCGGGTGCCGGTTCGTGCACTCACGCTCTCATCTCTGCGAGAAGAGAGGACAACGCGCGGGGGCTCTATGCCGTTGACCTGAGCCAGCCTGAGGCGACCGTGCTGCCACCGATTTGGCAGAACGCGGGAATGCGGGAAAGTGACACGCGTTCAGTGCAATTAAGTGGCGCAATCGGTGTACCCGTTGGGGAACCTGGGCAGTACCTGGACCGGCCGGGCTTCTGGCACGGCGCCATGGGTGTGGCGGCCTGCTGGCTCGGCGGGGCACGCGGTGTGGCCGCACCCCTCTACCGGGCCGTCGCCGAGGGGCATCGCGGGTCTTCCGGTGATCCCCACGCACAAGCTCACCTCGGTGCGGTGGATGCGGCGCTCGCAGCGGCCGAGGCCATTCTCGTGACAGCCGCCGCCTATGTCGACGCCGAACCTCGTAGCGAACGTACCGAACTCATCACGCGCCGTGTCAGAGCTGTTGTGGAGCATGCGGTGGACCAGGCGATCGTGCGCACTGGCCGGGCGTTGGGGCCCGGGCCATTGGCGCTCGATGCCAGGCATGCCCAGCATGTTGCCGATCTCACCATGTACGTCCGGCAGAGTCATGCCGAGCGTGATCTCGCGGCCTTGGGCAGGGCGGTGGCCCGATGA
- a CDS encoding glycosyltransferase family 2 protein gives MVLGVVRVDNWRQTPAGVVRRYVNAYRAKRKPDGHGHVHGANMGFRADKYWKEGGFAAIGSGEDVDLAQRFELRNYRIHRDEALSVETSARLVGRAPEGFAAYLRSFSRREGAG, from the coding sequence ATGGTGCTCGGGGTTGTTCGCGTGGACAACTGGCGGCAGACACCGGCAGGTGTGGTGCGCCGCTATGTGAATGCGTACCGCGCGAAGCGCAAGCCGGACGGCCACGGCCACGTGCACGGTGCGAACATGGGTTTTCGCGCTGACAAATATTGGAAAGAAGGCGGATTCGCGGCCATCGGCAGCGGAGAAGACGTCGATCTTGCTCAGCGATTCGAACTGAGGAACTACCGGATACACCGTGATGAGGCGCTATCGGTCGAGACGTCGGCCCGCCTCGTCGGAAGAGCCCCCGAGGGATTCGCGGCGTATCTGCGGTCCTTCTCACGCCGCGAGGGTGCGGGATGA
- a CDS encoding glycosyltransferase yields MTVPLDRSGLGEQPGRAIAYERAVVVVPAHNEVDNLPSCLNAVVTAAACFPAPTLTVVVLDDCDDESMRLAGKYCSDVHFIEVQARNVGAARAAGFAYSQTVCAVAASAQHRVW; encoded by the coding sequence GTGACTGTTCCACTGGATCGTTCGGGTCTGGGCGAACAGCCGGGCCGCGCCATCGCATACGAGCGGGCGGTCGTGGTGGTGCCCGCACATAATGAAGTCGACAATCTGCCGAGCTGCCTCAATGCGGTGGTGACTGCGGCGGCGTGCTTTCCGGCGCCGACCCTGACGGTCGTCGTTCTGGACGACTGCGATGACGAAAGCATGCGATTGGCGGGGAAGTACTGCTCCGATGTGCATTTCATCGAGGTCCAGGCTCGTAATGTCGGGGCCGCCAGAGCGGCCGGCTTCGCGTATTCGCAGACGGTGTGCGCGGTAGCGGCCTCGGCGCAGCATCGGGTGTGGTAG
- a CDS encoding type 1 glutamine amidotransferase domain-containing protein: MSAVLQDRTIAILAADGVERVELEEPRNSIMAAGGTVVVLSIRSGEIAARDHDLAPAGTLHVDREVGKASVDDYDALVLPGGTVNPDKLRADAGAVDFVRAFVRSDKPVAAICHGPWTLAEAGVLQGRTVTSYRSIRTDLRNAGAHVLDEELVIDHNLITSRSPEDLPAFCRAIVDNVAAASARR, encoded by the coding sequence ATGTCCGCTGTTCTTCAGGATCGGACGATCGCGATACTGGCCGCCGACGGAGTCGAACGTGTGGAGCTGGAAGAACCACGCAACTCGATCATGGCTGCCGGTGGCACCGTGGTCGTGCTCTCGATCAGATCAGGCGAGATTGCCGCCCGTGACCACGATCTGGCACCGGCCGGGACGCTGCACGTCGACCGCGAGGTCGGCAAGGCATCCGTGGACGACTACGACGCACTGGTGCTTCCCGGGGGCACCGTCAACCCCGACAAACTGCGCGCCGATGCAGGTGCGGTGGATTTCGTGCGTGCGTTTGTGCGCTCCGACAAGCCCGTGGCCGCGATCTGCCACGGGCCGTGGACCCTTGCCGAGGCAGGTGTATTGCAAGGACGAACGGTCACGTCGTACCGCAGTATCCGCACAGACCTGCGCAACGCCGGGGCCCATGTCCTCGACGAGGAGCTGGTCATCGACCACAACCTCATCACCAGTCGTTCCCCGGAGGACCTGCCCGCGTTCTGTCGGGCCATCGTGGACAACGTCGCCGCCGCCAGTGCCAGACGATGA